One window from the genome of Musa acuminata AAA Group cultivar baxijiao chromosome BXJ1-4, Cavendish_Baxijiao_AAA, whole genome shotgun sequence encodes:
- the LOC135653266 gene encoding DEAD-box ATP-dependent RNA helicase 47B-like, which yields MELIIGQSHSGVLALASSRSLLGGRFALRCLSALRTTGFHKAAHPKNRTEAPDSSLALSSLGFKPQIESGRKKDRSFVDIGTLKPAATKVSPARDKPIKLRKAKLQIDESLFSAKSFAELGLSPRLIDRLNEAGLTVPTDVQSVAIPTIAQKHDVVVQSYTGSGKTLAYLLPILSEVGPLKRVSDDGMTPEQKPGIDAVIVAPSRELGMQIVREVERLLGPADKKLVQQLVGGANRSRQEEALKKNKPIIVVGTPGRIAEISAAGKLHTHGCQFLVLDEVDQLLSFNYREDMHRILEHVGRKSGTKPSGIMGPLARRTDRQTILVSATIPFSVVRAARNWGRDPLLVRAKSVVPLDSLPAPGPGVLASDSETTSTTSSVTQGATESLPPSLKHYYCVSKIQHKVDTLRRCVHALDAQTVIVFMNNTKPLKDVVFKLEARGIKAEELHGDLSKLARATTLKKFKEGELRVLVTNELSARGLDVPECDLVVNLDLPTDSIHYAHRAGRTGRLGRKGNVVTICEEPEVFVVKKLRRHLGVGIQPCEFTEGKLVVSEEEE from the coding sequence ATGGAGCTCATCATCGGGCAAAGTCACAGCGGCGTGCTTGCATTGGCGTCTTCTCGCTCCCTCCTCGGCGGCCGCTTTGCGTTGAGGTGTCTATCTGCGCTACGCACCACGGGGTTCCATAAAGCGGCCCACCCCAAGAACCGCACCGAAGCCCCGGACTCTTCCCTCGCCCTCTCAAGCCTTGGTTTCAAACCTCAAATCGAGTCGGGAAggaagaaagatcgaagctttgtTGATATTGGAACGCTGAAACCTGCCGCTACGAAGGTCTCTCCGGCGAGGGACAAGCCGATCAAACTCAGAAAGGCAAAGCTTCAGATTGACGAGTCTTTGTTCTCGGCCAAGTCCTTCGCCGAGCTTGGCCTGTCGCCGCGGCTGATCGATCGGCTAAATGAGGCCGGCCTGACCGTTCCGACCGACGTCCAGTCTGTTGCCATCCCTACCATCGCGCAGAAGCACGATGTTGTCGTTCAGTCGTACACAGGCTCTGGCAAGACATTGGCTTACCTTCTCCCCATACTCTCCGAAGTAGGCCCGTTGAAGAGGGTGTCCGATGATGGAATGACGCCTGAACAGAAACCGGGAATCGATGCTGTTATCGTTGCCCCCTCGAGGGAGTTAGGCATGCAAATAGTGAGGGAGGTGGAGAGGTTGCTTGGTCCTGCGGATAAGAAGCTCGTTCAGCAGCTTGTTGGGGGTGCAAATCGGTCACGACAGGAGGAGGCGCTAAAGAAGAACAAGCCGATTATCGTAGTTGGTACGCCTGGCCGTATCGCTGAGATTTCAGCAGCTGGGAAGCTACACACTCATGGATGCCAGTTTTTGGTTTTGGATGAAGTGGACCAGCTGTTGTCTTTCAATTACCGTGAAGATATGCATAGAATTCTGGAGCATGTGGGAAGAAAGTCAGGAACTAAACCCAGTGGAATAATGGGGCCGCTTGCTAGGCGAACTGATCGTCAGACAATCTTGGTTTCTGCAACCATACCATTTTCGGTTGTGCGGGCAGCTAGGAACTGGGGACGAGATCCTCTACTTGTCAGGGCCAAGAGTGTGGTACCTCTTGATTCACTGCCTGCTCCAGGTCCTGGTGTTTTAGCATCCGATTCCGAGACGACTTCTACCACTAGCTCAGTAACTCAAGGGGCAACTGAAAGCTTGCCCCCATCCTTGAAACATTACTATTGTGTTTCTAAAATACAACACAAAGTTGACACCTTAAGGAGATGTGTCCATGCACTGGACGCACAAACTGTGATTGTGTTCATGAACAATACCAAGCCATTAAAGGATGTTGTTTTTAAGCTGGAGGCTCGTGGCATCAAAGCGGAAGAACTACACGGCGATCTTAGCAAGCTTGCTAGAGCAACAactttgaagaaattcaaggaagGTGAACTCAGAGTTCTGGTGACGAATGAGTTGTCTGCTAGGGGACTAGATGTGCCTGAATGTGACCTCGTGGTCAATCTGGATTTGCCAACAGACTCTATTCATTATGCTCATAGGGCAGGTCGGACTGGACGCCTTGGTCGCAAGGGTAATGTGGTCACTATTTGTGAAGAACCTGAGGTTTTTGTTGTGAAAAAATTGAGGAGGCATCTAGGTGTAGGAATCCAACCTTGTGAATTTACAGAAGGTAAACTTGTTGTTTCCGAGGAGGAAGAATAA
- the LOC135653275 gene encoding prefoldin subunit 5-like — translation MEKLSLEQLRSLKEQSDLEVNLLQDSLTKIRTAAARLENAAAALHDLSLRPRGKKLLVPLTASLYVPGKFDDAEKVLVDVGTGYFIEKTMVEGKDYCERKLSLLKSNHDELTEMTTKKKHMADEAGLLLQAKLRQASTST, via the exons ATGGAGAAGCTGAGCCTGGAGCAGCTCAGATCCCTCAAGGAGCAGTCCGATCTCGAGGTCAATCTCCTCCAGGACAGCCTCACCAAGATCCgcactgccgccgcccgcctcgaGAATGCCGCCGCGGCCCTCCACGACCTCTCCCTTCGACCTCGAG GGAAGAAGTTGCTGGTCCCGCTCACGGCGTCTCTTTATGTTCCTGGTAAGTTCGATGATGCCGAGAAGGTTCTTGTCGACGTCGGGACTGGATACTTCATCGAG AAAACCATGGTTGAGGGCAAAGACTATTGTGAACGAAAACTTTCCTTGCTAAAATCAAACCATGATGAACTCACGGAG ATGACTACCAAGAAGAAACACATGGCAGATGAAGCTGGTCTATTGTTACAAGCAAAACTCAGGCAGGCATCCACAAGTACATAA
- the LOC103989975 gene encoding uncharacterized protein LOC103989975 — protein MVYESWLVERAKEELEMLESQHPTRFHHLKLDLKSFISQPNSGAQLFPRAVDDDAFGPPLASAAVPTQTSSTRKRKTETERRSLQQKNKAQKSSSASRQTGGRDGSRKKSDSSVEAAIRRAQACLRRIQQVKQSLLFASKGQ, from the exons ATGGTGTACGAGTCGTGGTTGGTGGAGAGGGCGAAGGAGGAGCTGGAGATGCTGGAATCGCAGCATCCCACCCGCTTCCACCATCTCAAGCTCGATCTCAAATCGTTCATCTCCCAACCCAACTCCGGCGCTCAACTCTTCCCCCGTGCTGTCGACGATGACGCCTTCGGTCCTCCTCTGGCTTCTGCTGCTGTTCCCACACAAA CGTCATCTACTCGAAAGAGGAAGACTGAGACCGAGCGGCGGAGCCTGCAACAGAAGAACAAGGCACAGAAGTCGTCATCAGCATCAAGACAAACCGGTGGTCGTGATGGGAGCCGGAAGAAGAGCGACAGCAGCGTGGAGGCAGCCATAAGGCGTGCTCAAGCTTGCCTCAGGAGGATTCAACAGGTTAAGCAAAGCTTGCTTTTTGCTAGCAAAGGCCAGTAA